In the genome of Streptomyces sp. P3, the window GGTCGCACGGGTTGCCGAATCATGGCCCTGCATGACGATCCGTGGATCGAACGTTGGGCGATGCTTGGCGTCGGCACGGTCCGTCCTTTACCCGCCGGGCACGCTCGCCGTCAGGACACGGCGGACACCGGCGCGCAGGCGTGGGGAACGGGTCGTATGCCTGGCCAACCGATCGATGTGGCAAGGTCGGTTCGGTGGACGTACTGAAGGCTCAGGACCCCGCGCGGATAGGCGCGCACACGCTTCTCGCGAGGCTCGGCGCAGGCGGCATGGGGCAGGTCTACCTCGGGCGCTCGCCCGGTGGACGGCTCGTGGCGATCAAGGTCATCCGGGACGAGATCGTCGACCATCCGGAAGCGCTGGCACGGTTCCGGCGCGAGGTGGAGACGGTGCGGGCGGTCCGCAGTGCGTACACGGCCAACCTCATAGACGCCTCGCTGGACACGGCCCCGTACTGGCTGGCGACGGAGTACGTGCCGGGGCCGACGCTGGCCGGCGCGGTGCGGGAGCGGGGGCCGTTGCCTTCGGACAGCGCGCGGAGGCTGTTCGCCGCTCTGGCCGAGGCCCTGGCAAGCGTCCACGGATACGGAGTGACACACCGGGATCTCAAACCACAGAACGTGATCCTCTCGCCGCAGGGGCCGCTGCTCATCGACTTCGGCATTGCCCGCGGGGCGGCGGACACGGCTCTGACGCAGACCGGACTCGCCCCTGGGACACCCGGATACACCGCACCCGAGGTGTTGATCAGCAATCAGGTGGGCGCGGCCACAGACGTGTTCGCCCTGGGGGCGACGTTGGCCTACGCCATGACGGGGCGTGCGCCGTTCGGGTCGGGGCCCACGCACGCGGTGTCGTACCGGGTGGTGCACGAGGACATCGACGTCGGTGGGGTCGAGCCGGAACTGGCCGAGCTCGTCAGGGACTGCGTGGCCAAGAACCCTGCTCGGCGCCCGGAGCCGGACGAGGTGATCACCCGCTGCGCGGTGACCTCCGCGCTCGCCGAGGACCCGTTCTACGTTCGTCTCACCAGTGACATCGAGGCCGTGCCGCAGGATCTCCCGGCCGCAAGGGCGGCGGGACTGGTCCCACCGGGACATGGAGCGCCTACGCCCCCGGCGTACGCGCCGACCGTGGGGCCCGGCTACGTGCCGACGGCCCTCCCGGGGTATGTGCCCACCTCCGCGCCGTCCGCGCCGACGCCCGTTCCGGGACGACGGTCGCGTCGCACGCCGTGGGTCGTCGCCCTCGCCGTCGTCGTGGTGGTGGGCACGGGGACCGCGGTGACGCTGAAGTTGCTGGAAGGAAACGGGACAGGGGGAACGGGCGGTGGCTCGTCGTCCTCGGCGTCTCCCACTGCGAACACCGCGCCGCAAAAGGCCCCGGAATACATCCTGAACGACCGTGTCTCCCGGGATCGCTGGACCTTGTCGGCCGAGCCGGCCGATGCCGCGCACGGCATCGGCAAGTGCGCTCAGATCGGCGCCGTCAATGCGCCGAAGGAACTCCAGTACGGGGTGGACGACCTCGATGATCCGGACTCACCCACCGTCGTCAGACGCGCGAGAATCACGTTCCGCTTCAAGTACGCGGAGATCGAGGACAAGAAGCCGGCCCCGTACTACGTCTCGGTTGGCGTGAAACCGCCGCACGACATAGACGCCGACACGGGCAAGCCGTACGAAGTGATGGCGGAGAGCAAGAGCGTCGGCTACACGAGCAGACCCGTGGACATCTACGAGCACTGGAAGGACGGCCGTTTCGTCGAGTTGACCTATCCCGACGACTTCCGCAGCCACTTCTCCCCGAGCCAGTCCGAGGCAGCGATCCCCGTGGCCAACGACCCGGGAGACTGGACCGCCGTGTTCTACAACGTCAAGAGCGGTCCGACCGACTACGAGAGCATCGGTTGCACCGGATTCCGGGTGGGAAGCTCATAGACTGACGGGGGCGGGATCCCGCGCGGGCGAGGGGCGGTTGACGGTGCGTAAGGCGTGGATCGGGGCGGGTGCCCTGGCCGGGGCGGGGCTCAGCTTCGTGCTGCTGCTCGTCGTCGGCGTGTACGTCGTCGCAGGGAACATCGTCAACGGCGTGGGCGGCAAGAGCGTGGGGCTTGCCAAGGGGGCCGTGCCGGCCGCGTACCAGGCGCTCGTGCAGAAGTGGGGAAACCACTGCGCGGCGATCAATCCCGCGCTGCTCGCCGCGCAGCTGTACCAGGAGAGCGGATTCAACCCCAACGCCAGGAGTCCGGCGAAGGCCGAGGGAATAGCTCAGTTCATCCCCGGAACGTGGGCCACGCACGGCGTAGACGGCGATGGCGACGGCGACCGTGACGTCTGGGATCCGAATGACGCGATTCCATCGGCGGCGGCGTACGACTGCCAGCTCGCCTCGTACGTAAAGACCGTCCCCGGAAACATCACGCACAACATGCTCGCCGCCTACAACGCGGGACCGGACGCGGTCGTCAAATACGGCGGTGTGCCCCCGTACAGCGAGACCCGGACCTACGTGAAGACGATCACGACGCTCGAGAAGTCCTTTGCCGCTCCTGTTTCTCGGGTGGATCCGTCCAAGCAGGCTGCCGGGGCCATCTACTTCGCGCAGAAGAAGCTCGGCACGCCCTATCTGTGGGGTGGGAACGGCACCGCTGACCAGGGGGGACGGTTCGACTGTTCCGGGCTGACCAAGGCCGCCTACGAGAGCGTCGGTATCACCCTGCCCCGGGTCGCCAACGACCAGTACAACGCCGGGCCGCATCCGAAGCGGAGCGAGTTGCTGCCGGGGGACCTGGTGTTC includes:
- a CDS encoding serine/threonine-protein kinase, producing the protein MDVLKAQDPARIGAHTLLARLGAGGMGQVYLGRSPGGRLVAIKVIRDEIVDHPEALARFRREVETVRAVRSAYTANLIDASLDTAPYWLATEYVPGPTLAGAVRERGPLPSDSARRLFAALAEALASVHGYGVTHRDLKPQNVILSPQGPLLIDFGIARGAADTALTQTGLAPGTPGYTAPEVLISNQVGAATDVFALGATLAYAMTGRAPFGSGPTHAVSYRVVHEDIDVGGVEPELAELVRDCVAKNPARRPEPDEVITRCAVTSALAEDPFYVRLTSDIEAVPQDLPAARAAGLVPPGHGAPTPPAYAPTVGPGYVPTALPGYVPTSAPSAPTPVPGRRSRRTPWVVALAVVVVVGTGTAVTLKLLEGNGTGGTGGGSSSSASPTANTAPQKAPEYILNDRVSRDRWTLSAEPADAAHGIGKCAQIGAVNAPKELQYGVDDLDDPDSPTVVRRARITFRFKYAEIEDKKPAPYYVSVGVKPPHDIDADTGKPYEVMAESKSVGYTSRPVDIYEHWKDGRFVELTYPDDFRSHFSPSQSEAAIPVANDPGDWTAVFYNVKSGPTDYESIGCTGFRVGSS
- a CDS encoding NlpC/P60 family protein — translated: MTVRKAWIGAGALAGAGLSFVLLLVVGVYVVAGNIVNGVGGKSVGLAKGAVPAAYQALVQKWGNHCAAINPALLAAQLYQESGFNPNARSPAKAEGIAQFIPGTWATHGVDGDGDGDRDVWDPNDAIPSAAAYDCQLASYVKTVPGNITHNMLAAYNAGPDAVVKYGGVPPYSETRTYVKTITTLEKSFAAPVSRVDPSKQAAGAIYFAQKKLGTPYLWGGNGTADQGGRFDCSGLTKAAYESVGITLPRVANDQYNAGPHPKRSELLPGDLVFFSTDLGNSRAIHHVGIYVGGGYMIDAPYTGAVIRFDPIDTAEYFGATRVTEDGAKALPTTV